In bacterium, the genomic window GAACACGTCGATCAGGCTTCACTTCCATTGGTACCTGGTAGTTTGCACCACCGACTCGACGTGAGCGAACCTGTACGTGTGGGCTGGCATTCTTCACGGCCGTCTCGAGTACTTCGATGGCATCTTTCTTAGCTTTTGTAGCAGCTTCTTCAAGAGCGCCATATACAAGGCGTTCTGCGAGCCGTTTCTTGCCATTCTTCATCACTTTATTAATCAAGCGAGCCACCATAACAGAGTTGTACTGGATATCGGGTGGCAGCGTACGCTTGAGTGAAGCTGTTTTTTTACGTGGCATAGACTTATTCTCCCTTGGCCTTTTCTAGCTTAGCACCATATTTCGATCGACCTTGCTTACGGTTACCCGTACCAGCAGTGTCTAGCGTGCCACGTACAATGTGATATCGCACACCCGGAAGGTCCTTTACGCGACCGC contains:
- the rpsG gene encoding 30S ribosomal protein S7 — translated: MPRKKTASLKRTLPPDIQYNSVMVARLINKVMKNGKKRLAERLVYGALEEAATKAKKDAIEVLETAVKNASPHVQVRSRRVGGANYQVPMEVKPDRRVHYAMIWMLDAARAKEGRSFDKRLANELLDAYNNQGDAIKKKADTHQMAEANKAFAHFARY
- the rpsL gene encoding 30S ribosomal protein S12, which gives rise to RKVARVRLTNGMEVTAYIPGIGHNLQEHSVVLVRGGRVKDLPGVRYHIVRGTLDTAGTGNRKQGRSKYGAKLEKAKGE